In the Mytilus galloprovincialis chromosome 10, xbMytGall1.hap1.1, whole genome shotgun sequence genome, one interval contains:
- the LOC143048912 gene encoding glycine receptor subunit alpha-2-like has protein sequence MRLSSELLFSPKDFPIASCPMDLYKYPMDEQTCSLYLQSSSFSCIQLNLHFERDIGYYMIQFFVPSMMIVLLYWVSFWLTIDAVPARISLGILTILTMTTQRSAGTASLPRVSYIKAIDVWMGACLVFVFAALLEFAFVNVMERRQIRRVQSVRLKGNGESKPCLYN, from the exons ATGAGACTATCTAGTGAACTA TTATTTTCCCCCAAGGATTTCCCTATAGCATCCTGTCCCATGGATCTGTACAAATACCCTATGGATGAACAGACATGTTCATTGTATCTTCAAAGCT CATCATTTAGTTGTATACAACTGAATCTTCACTTTGAACGGGACATTGGTTATTATATGATACAGTTCTTTGTACCTAGCATGATGATTGTTTTACTCTACTGGGTCTCGTTCTGGTTGACGATCGACGCTGTTCCAGCACGAATTTCATTAGGTATTCTCACTATTTTAACAATGACGACGCAGAGATCAGCGGGTACTGCGTCACTTCCGAGAGTATCATACATTAAAGCTATAGACGTATGGATGGGAGCTTGTTTAGTGTTTGTATTTGCTGCGCTGTTAGAATTTGCGTTTGTAAACGTAATGGAACGGCGGCAGATCAGACGAGTTCAAAGTGTTAGACTCAAAGGGAATGGAGAAAGTAAACCTTGTCTG TATAATTAG